From Deltaproteobacteria bacterium, the proteins below share one genomic window:
- a CDS encoding phosphotransferase, which yields MTKQQSIGDLGRFWGFSFEKVREDLPLAGSPERSVNRYVLEEALGGLYILEELSPGSLYRKRKIAEALHYLRAAGLTPIQPCLKNRRGDFITETEGKYWQVMPYVQGVPLRRPSYVDDEWRGRLLADFLVRLRVVAGDIPFFNPLKPFSIAAYIHHFMMVLERHDPDMKQRVSPLFDFLKRSFMDIHDDLPRGFCHGDYHVMNVIWGASGIKAVIDWEFSGFKPNMYDVALLIGCVGIEDPEALTGGLVNAFLSGLSGSELMEPGNRSGSVLPEFVLAVRFAWLADWLRRGDRNMVSLELDYMSLLVENCELYRDAWCRRVS from the coding sequence GTGACTAAGCAGCAATCCATAGGAGACTTAGGTCGCTTCTGGGGCTTTTCATTCGAGAAGGTTCGGGAGGACCTCCCCCTTGCCGGGAGTCCCGAACGTTCGGTCAACAGGTATGTTCTTGAGGAAGCACTGGGTGGGCTGTATATCCTTGAGGAGCTTTCCCCCGGGAGCTTGTACCGGAAACGGAAGATCGCGGAAGCTCTCCATTACCTCCGTGCGGCGGGATTAACCCCGATACAGCCCTGTCTGAAGAACCGGCGGGGGGATTTCATTACCGAAACTGAAGGAAAGTACTGGCAGGTCATGCCGTATGTCCAGGGGGTCCCTCTGCGCCGGCCGTCTTATGTTGACGATGAGTGGCGGGGGAGACTGCTCGCGGACTTCCTTGTCCGATTGCGGGTGGTTGCCGGAGATATCCCATTTTTCAACCCGCTGAAGCCCTTTTCTATCGCGGCCTATATCCATCATTTCATGATGGTACTGGAGCGGCATGATCCCGACATGAAACAAAGGGTTTCACCATTGTTCGATTTTCTGAAACGATCTTTCATGGATATACACGATGATCTCCCCCGGGGTTTCTGTCATGGCGATTACCATGTGATGAATGTTATCTGGGGCGCCTCCGGTATAAAAGCAGTCATCGACTGGGAATTTTCCGGGTTCAAACCGAACATGTACGATGTCGCGCTTCTGATAGGCTGTGTGGGCATTGAGGATCCGGAGGCACTGACGGGCGGTCTTGTGAATGCATTTCTCTCGGGACTCAGCGGATCGGAACTGATGGAACCTGGCAACCGAAGCGGAAGCGTTCTGCCCGAGTTCGTCCTTGCCGTTCGTTTTGCCTGGCTTGCAGATTGGCTGAGAAGAGGGGATAGGAATATGGTTTCTCTTGAACTTGACTATATGAGCCTTCTTGTTGAAAATTGCGAACTTTACCGTGATGCATGGTGCAGGCGGGTATCGTGA
- a CDS encoding sigma 54-interacting transcriptional regulator, which translates to MRSQSEYSAERLLESFFRISNLITTPLGFDDILQKILDEVVETVGFHRGIILLLDEERENLVTKVVKNYTPVESKRAFSVNLNLNRHQCLETLVAKTGQYLALEDSATDPRITETDRKITNFYKRGSTFYAPLRIEDEIVGIISLWSKERSQFSPEQVNILLTFANQVSVVIQIAKLFEENSDKIKKLLVLQEAASQLNAIYDLDRMHELTINSALKIGNADHALMYFLDVEKNNSLISDGEKVYTDKKNECFLKIQSSIVQKSLETQKTIIQDHAQRFGLPPLFEGFPVEIAIPFKIKEKFKGVLYLSKRYGIYTSDQRNFLDILAINAATSYDSAIMHSLLSREAKSLKSEIAVLKEREYKLLGFHNIIGSSQKMLEIFRIIEEVAGHNTSILVQGESGTGKELIARAIHRQSNRKSKRFVDVNCAAIPGTLLESELFGYEAGAFTDARKRKFGLIEHASGGTMLLDEIGEMSLSVQAKFLRMIEDGYIRRLGGTENIPTDVRFIFSTNRDLSQMVSKGTFREDLFYRISVVPINIPPLRERDEDIIILAYHYIEEFNNKFNKHVKGFSSKAETILRQYPWPGNVRELKNIVERVMIMQNVKSVITPEDFPAEIKKTAPQELDLTLVDTLELDKTRLVDYKSLTDQLIGNIKGRVLRKALEINRGNKTAAARQLGISRYTLIRELKKVEDYDDSTFDFLPPH; encoded by the coding sequence ATGAGATCACAGTCTGAATATTCCGCGGAACGGCTTCTTGAAAGCTTTTTCCGCATCAGCAATCTGATAACGACACCTCTGGGTTTCGACGATATTCTTCAGAAAATCCTTGATGAAGTCGTTGAAACCGTTGGGTTTCATCGGGGAATCATTCTTCTCCTCGACGAAGAACGGGAGAATCTCGTAACCAAGGTCGTCAAGAACTACACCCCCGTAGAATCGAAACGTGCCTTTTCGGTCAATCTCAACCTGAACCGTCACCAATGCCTCGAAACCCTGGTGGCGAAAACGGGACAATACCTCGCCCTGGAAGATTCGGCAACGGACCCGAGAATAACCGAAACCGATAGGAAAATCACTAATTTCTATAAAAGAGGCTCCACCTTCTATGCCCCTCTGAGGATCGAGGATGAGATCGTCGGCATCATCAGTCTCTGGTCAAAGGAACGGTCCCAATTTTCACCGGAACAGGTCAACATCCTTCTGACCTTTGCGAACCAGGTCAGTGTTGTCATCCAGATCGCCAAACTTTTTGAGGAGAACAGTGACAAGATAAAGAAACTGCTCGTTCTGCAGGAAGCCGCCTCTCAGCTCAACGCCATCTATGATCTGGACCGGATGCATGAGCTCACGATCAACAGCGCCCTGAAAATCGGGAACGCCGATCATGCACTCATGTACTTTCTCGATGTCGAGAAAAACAATTCACTCATCAGTGACGGTGAGAAGGTCTATACCGATAAGAAAAACGAATGCTTTCTGAAGATCCAGAGCAGCATCGTGCAGAAATCCCTGGAAACACAGAAAACCATCATTCAGGACCATGCCCAGCGCTTTGGGCTCCCCCCGCTCTTTGAGGGGTTTCCCGTGGAAATCGCCATCCCCTTCAAGATAAAAGAGAAGTTCAAAGGCGTTCTGTACCTGAGCAAACGTTACGGCATCTATACCAGCGATCAACGGAATTTCCTGGACATTCTCGCCATCAACGCCGCCACATCTTACGACAGCGCCATCATGCACTCCCTCCTTTCACGAGAGGCCAAATCGCTTAAATCCGAGATCGCGGTGCTCAAAGAACGGGAGTACAAACTTCTCGGGTTTCACAACATAATCGGCAGCTCGCAGAAGATGCTGGAAATTTTCCGCATCATCGAGGAGGTTGCCGGGCACAACACCAGCATTCTGGTCCAGGGAGAGAGCGGAACGGGAAAGGAGCTCATTGCCCGGGCGATACACCGGCAGAGCAACAGAAAATCAAAACGATTCGTTGATGTTAATTGCGCCGCCATTCCCGGCACACTTCTGGAAAGCGAACTCTTTGGATATGAGGCGGGTGCCTTTACGGACGCTCGCAAACGCAAGTTTGGTCTGATCGAACATGCCTCAGGCGGCACAATGCTTCTCGATGAGATCGGGGAGATGAGTCTTTCCGTTCAGGCAAAATTCCTTCGCATGATCGAGGACGGATATATCAGGCGTCTCGGCGGGACCGAGAATATCCCTACTGATGTGCGGTTCATATTCTCCACGAACAGGGACCTCAGCCAGATGGTGAGCAAGGGAACATTCCGGGAAGACCTGTTCTACCGGATCAGCGTCGTCCCTATCAATATTCCACCGCTCAGAGAACGCGATGAAGACATCATTATTCTTGCATACCATTACATCGAGGAATTCAACAACAAGTTCAACAAACACGTGAAGGGCTTTTCAAGCAAGGCCGAAACAATTCTGCGCCAGTATCCGTGGCCCGGAAACGTCCGGGAACTGAAAAATATCGTCGAACGGGTCATGATCATGCAGAATGTAAAAAGCGTCATAACTCCCGAGGACTTTCCGGCTGAGATCAAGAAAACGGCTCCCCAGGAACTTGATCTCACCCTGGTAGACACGCTTGAACTCGACAAGACCCGTTTGGTTGATTATAAAAGCCTGACGGACCAGCTTATCGGCAATATCAAGGGACGAGTTCTCAGAAAAGCCCTTGAGATCAACAGGGGTAATAAAACGGCGGCGGCCCGGCAACTGGGAATATCCCGGTACACGCTGATCCGTGAGCTGAAAAAAGTTGAAGACTATGATGATTCCACCTTTGATTTTCTTCCCCCTCACTAA
- the fusA gene encoding elongation factor G, with amino-acid sequence MSSKKLSKIRNIGIVAHIDAGKTTVTERILFYTGKTHKMGEVHNGEAVMDWMPQEQERGITITSAVTTCAWRDTEVQIIDTPGHVDFTIEVERSLRVLDGVIVVFCAVGGVEPQSETVWRQADKYHVPKIAFINKLDRIGADYTGTIQMMKERFHSTPLILQLPYWERDTLTGVIDLLYDRVITWDDRTLGLQFSVADVPPDRGEETRKHRETLIETLADLDDEIAEQYLNGDEIPVQDIMKAIRRATISLKGVPVLCGAALRNIGIQPILDSVVDYLPSPAEVPPIEGINPVTGEKEKRVSSNKEPFAALAFKIMMDEGRKVTYTRIYAGKMKVGNEVYNANRKIKERVARLLKMHANKRERIEEAGAGSIVAVAGLKETSTGETLCDEAHPLILEPIEFYQPVISQAVEAKTPQDQEKLATALAKLTDEDPTLKVTYDDETAQTIISGMGELHLEIVIDRLMRSFNTRVNVGKPKVVYRETIGSTVDIEGVFDRELGDKKHYGRVMLHLEPNERGGGFRIIDNAAEGSIPMEYREAVREGISDAALSGCAAGYPVTDIIVTITGGSCRDGESSELGYRIAATTAFADGCGKAGAFLLEPIMVVDIITPSEFMGDVIGNINARKGDIQQIHHKGPISEIQAKVPLRQMFGYSTDLRSATQGRATFSMQFLKFDRT; translated from the coding sequence ATGTCATCGAAGAAACTGTCAAAAATCCGGAATATCGGCATTGTCGCCCACATCGACGCCGGCAAGACGACCGTCACGGAGCGGATACTCTTCTACACGGGGAAAACCCATAAAATGGGCGAGGTCCATAACGGTGAAGCCGTCATGGACTGGATGCCCCAGGAGCAGGAGCGGGGTATCACCATTACCTCGGCCGTCACCACCTGTGCCTGGCGTGATACGGAGGTGCAGATCATCGACACCCCCGGACACGTTGATTTCACCATAGAGGTGGAACGTTCCCTGCGGGTGCTTGACGGCGTTATCGTCGTCTTCTGTGCCGTCGGCGGTGTCGAACCGCAATCCGAAACGGTCTGGAGACAGGCGGACAAATATCACGTTCCCAAGATAGCCTTTATCAACAAACTGGACCGGATCGGGGCCGACTATACCGGGACTATTCAGATGATGAAGGAGCGATTTCACTCGACGCCGCTGATTCTGCAACTTCCCTATTGGGAACGGGACACGCTCACGGGGGTGATCGACCTGCTGTACGACAGGGTCATCACCTGGGACGACCGGACCCTGGGGCTGCAGTTCAGCGTTGCCGACGTCCCCCCTGACCGCGGAGAAGAAACCCGGAAGCATCGTGAAACGCTGATCGAGACACTTGCCGACCTGGATGATGAGATAGCCGAGCAGTATCTGAACGGCGATGAAATACCGGTCCAGGATATCATGAAGGCCATCAGGAGGGCGACCATTTCACTGAAAGGAGTGCCGGTACTCTGTGGCGCGGCCCTCCGGAATATCGGTATCCAGCCCATCCTTGATTCGGTCGTCGATTACCTCCCCTCTCCCGCGGAGGTCCCTCCCATAGAGGGGATCAACCCCGTCACCGGTGAAAAGGAAAAACGTGTCAGCAGCAATAAAGAACCTTTTGCCGCCCTTGCCTTCAAGATCATGATGGACGAGGGGCGGAAGGTAACCTACACACGCATATACGCGGGAAAAATGAAGGTCGGGAACGAGGTGTACAACGCCAACAGGAAGATCAAGGAACGGGTGGCCCGCCTTCTGAAAATGCACGCCAATAAACGGGAGCGGATCGAAGAAGCCGGGGCGGGCAGCATCGTCGCTGTGGCCGGTCTGAAGGAGACCTCGACGGGGGAAACTCTCTGCGATGAGGCCCATCCCCTGATCCTTGAACCCATCGAATTCTATCAACCGGTCATCAGTCAGGCCGTGGAAGCAAAGACACCGCAGGATCAAGAAAAGCTCGCGACCGCCCTGGCCAAGCTGACTGATGAGGACCCCACCCTGAAGGTCACGTACGACGATGAAACGGCACAGACCATCATTTCGGGAATGGGTGAGCTTCACCTTGAAATAGTGATAGACCGGTTGATGAGAAGTTTCAATACACGGGTCAACGTGGGAAAACCGAAGGTCGTCTACCGGGAAACGATCGGGTCGACCGTCGACATTGAAGGTGTCTTTGATCGGGAACTGGGTGACAAAAAACATTACGGCCGCGTCATGCTCCATCTGGAACCGAACGAGCGGGGTGGCGGCTTTCGTATCATCGATAACGCTGCTGAAGGTTCCATACCCATGGAATACCGGGAAGCGGTCAGGGAAGGGATCTCCGATGCCGCCCTCAGCGGGTGCGCGGCAGGGTATCCCGTAACGGACATCATTGTCACGATAACGGGGGGTTCCTGCCGCGACGGCGAATCGTCGGAGCTCGGATACCGGATAGCCGCAACAACGGCCTTCGCCGACGGATGCGGAAAGGCCGGCGCCTTTCTGCTCGAGCCGATCATGGTCGTGGACATCATCACCCCCAGTGAATTCATGGGAGATGTCATCGGAAACATCAATGCACGAAAAGGAGATATCCAGCAGATACACCACAAGGGTCCCATCAGCGAAATACAGGCGAAAGTACCTCTCAGACAGATGTTCGGCTATTCCACGGATCTTCGTTCGGCCACACAGGGAAGAGCGACCTTTTCGATGCAGTTTCTGAAGTTTGACAGAACATAA
- a CDS encoding GerMN domain-containing protein, translated as MATKKQRKAKEIKAKKKKQSLRLFILSLIILVGVGFLVFFFLTLFEYMFPAGPGTGETPATREKQKVTLYFADVNERFLIPETRYIPKARAPEDQVRELVEALIKGPSTDLIETIPEETRVTAVTIEKDGTARISFNNDFIVRHPGGSASEMMTVYSLANTITLNLPGVKRVQILVEGKEIETIKGHIDTRYPFENNKELIVESSA; from the coding sequence ATGGCAACGAAGAAACAGAGAAAAGCAAAAGAAATCAAGGCAAAGAAAAAGAAGCAGAGCCTGCGGTTGTTCATTTTGTCGCTGATCATACTGGTCGGCGTGGGCTTCCTCGTCTTTTTCTTTCTCACCCTTTTTGAATACATGTTTCCCGCAGGACCGGGAACAGGGGAAACTCCCGCAACCCGGGAAAAACAGAAGGTGACCCTCTATTTCGCCGACGTCAACGAACGGTTCCTCATACCGGAGACACGATATATTCCAAAGGCACGGGCACCTGAAGACCAAGTACGGGAACTTGTTGAAGCACTGATAAAAGGACCAAGCACGGACCTGATCGAAACAATACCTGAAGAAACCAGGGTGACGGCCGTAACGATAGAAAAGGATGGAACGGCCCGTATCAGTTTTAATAATGACTTCATAGTGCGCCACCCCGGGGGAAGCGCCAGCGAGATGATGACCGTGTATTCCCTCGCGAACACCATCACCCTCAATCTTCCCGGGGTCAAGAGGGTTCAGATCCTGGTGGAAGGAAAAGAGATCGAGACGATAAAAGGTCATATCGATACCCGGTATCCCTTTGAAAACAACAAGGAACTCATTGTGGAATCATCGGCTTAA
- a CDS encoding trypsin-like peptidase domain-containing protein: MMRRTGFSPVFLALWLVVILLLTIAVDAGAARDIPDDNLAYPVLVTLDSNVSASGFYLKTDRHAYFVTARHVLIDETKNIPTSGGATLLSYPRDSTDRERNILRLDLQRLSESGQIRYHAQGDAALVRIAQVVTSGSRDALKFIEGVSVVERAPSGILAVEASAVKGFDQVMISNEVFIFGYPTSLGIKAIPQIDYRMPLLRKGIIAGKNESQKTIILDCPIYPGNSGGPVLEVDQVSAFKQTFRVIGMVIQFVPFAETWVSQPHGYSNLTLSNSGYSVAVPMDVILDILWDE; this comes from the coding sequence ATGATGCGCCGCACAGGTTTCAGCCCTGTATTCCTTGCGTTATGGCTTGTTGTCATCCTGTTACTTACTATTGCTGTCGATGCGGGGGCGGCCCGTGACATTCCCGATGACAATCTTGCCTATCCCGTTCTGGTCACTCTTGACTCAAACGTATCGGCCTCGGGCTTCTATCTCAAAACGGATCGCCATGCCTATTTTGTCACGGCCCGTCACGTGCTCATCGATGAGACGAAGAACATCCCCACCAGCGGCGGAGCCACTCTGCTTTCCTATCCCCGCGACAGTACCGACCGGGAACGGAACATCCTCAGGCTCGATCTTCAGCGTCTTTCCGAGAGTGGTCAGATACGGTATCATGCGCAGGGCGACGCCGCGCTGGTCCGTATCGCTCAGGTGGTGACCAGCGGTTCCCGGGACGCCCTGAAATTCATAGAAGGTGTGTCCGTCGTTGAGCGTGCGCCTTCCGGCATCCTTGCCGTGGAGGCTTCGGCGGTGAAGGGTTTCGACCAAGTCATGATCTCAAATGAGGTCTTCATCTTCGGGTACCCCACATCCCTCGGCATCAAGGCGATACCACAGATCGATTATCGAATGCCGCTCCTCAGGAAGGGAATCATCGCGGGAAAGAACGAGTCACAAAAAACCATCATCCTGGACTGCCCCATATACCCGGGAAACAGCGGGGGGCCGGTCCTGGAGGTCGATCAGGTAAGCGCCTTCAAACAGACCTTTCGCGTGATCGGCATGGTGATCCAGTTTGTACCCTTTGCTGAGACATGGGTAAGCCAGCCGCATGGATATTCGAATCTTACCCTTTCGAATTCCGGGTATTCCGTGGCCGTTCCCATGGATGTCATACTGGATATTCTCTGGGATGAATGA
- a CDS encoding Hsp20/alpha crystallin family protein, translated as MMTRMLQLRPVTGTMVPIMNIMDRILDEGMFSLLGRGEQSWIPAFDIAENEKEYLISAELPGLEEKDLDITISDGILTVKGEKKRENESNGDTYYWSERYYGSFERRLRIPEAVLSDKVEAAYKNGVLTLSMPKALEKQVRKIEISNN; from the coding sequence ATGATGACACGCATGTTACAGTTACGACCGGTAACGGGAACCATGGTTCCGATTATGAACATCATGGACCGGATCCTTGACGAAGGGATGTTCTCCCTGTTGGGCCGCGGGGAACAATCCTGGATACCTGCTTTTGACATTGCTGAAAATGAGAAGGAATACCTCATCAGCGCGGAACTTCCCGGGCTGGAAGAGAAAGATCTGGATATCACTATTTCCGACGGCATACTTACCGTCAAAGGTGAGAAGAAGCGGGAAAATGAAAGCAACGGTGATACCTATTACTGGTCCGAGCGGTATTACGGGTCCTTCGAGCGCCGTCTCAGGATCCCCGAGGCGGTACTGTCCGACAAGGTCGAGGCCGCATACAAAAACGGGGTTCTGACGCTGAGCATGCCGAAGGCCTTGGAAAAACAGGTCAGAAAGATAGAGATCAGTAATAACTGA
- a CDS encoding tetratricopeptide repeat protein: MQTIMTKTTERKKTGLPAILLLGAVILAFMTSCATMEHRKEDAQRRTAMGIAYMKSGEYTDALKEFIEADRMYQSDPTVYYYMGACYYAKGMTDRAADELLRAIALDPDYAEAHNYLGMIYLERGDADGAISEFEKALSNVLYRTPALALNNIGIAYYNKKDYKNALDHYFRALDREPNTIILPLIYNNIGRAFMDDGNIDSALVYFSKASEIAPTLAEPHYLQGLCHLKKGDFKAALQALRKAAGTQQGTEYSTKASECLKTLTGSP, encoded by the coding sequence ATGCAAACAATAATGACAAAGACCACTGAACGGAAAAAGACCGGGCTGCCTGCCATTCTCCTGCTCGGGGCGGTCATCCTCGCTTTCATGACCTCCTGCGCAACGATGGAACACAGGAAAGAGGATGCGCAACGACGCACGGCCATGGGGATCGCCTACATGAAATCCGGCGAATACACCGATGCGCTCAAGGAGTTCATAGAAGCCGACCGCATGTATCAGAGTGACCCGACCGTGTATTACTATATGGGTGCCTGTTATTACGCAAAGGGTATGACCGACAGAGCGGCGGACGAACTCCTCCGGGCGATCGCCCTGGACCCTGATTATGCCGAAGCCCACAACTACCTTGGAATGATCTACCTGGAGCGGGGTGATGCCGATGGGGCGATCAGTGAATTTGAAAAGGCCCTTTCGAACGTTCTGTACAGGACCCCCGCCCTTGCTCTCAACAACATCGGTATCGCTTACTACAACAAAAAGGACTACAAGAACGCACTGGACCACTATTTCAGGGCGCTGGACCGGGAACCGAACACCATCATCCTGCCCCTCATATACAACAACATCGGCCGGGCTTTCATGGATGACGGCAACATTGACAGTGCCCTGGTGTACTTCAGCAAAGCATCGGAAATAGCGCCGACTCTTGCGGAGCCCCACTACTTGCAGGGCCTGTGCCATCTCAAGAAGGGTGATTTTAAGGCCGCACTCCAGGCATTACGGAAAGCGGCGGGGACACAGCAGGGCACGGAATATTCAACGAAAGCCTCGGAATGCCTGAAAACCCTCACGGGATCACCCTGA